The Longimicrobium sp. genome includes a region encoding these proteins:
- a CDS encoding ABC transporter substrate-binding protein: protein MLRPILRTVVACSCTVLLAACGREGGGGTRAKTGDVPDSLKYGGTVTVGSYGDLQSMNALVSSDNYSSQVQQYMLFMPLVKYDAKLNPVPWLAERWDTVRVAGDSLDLTFHLRRDVKWHDGVPTTARDVLFTFDRAIDPKTAFPNASSFTPFYNPKPQLLDDYTIRFRLRPHSDFLDAWFQTPPMPEHVLGKVRPEELLNHSFGTQTPLGNGPFRYVRHLANQEWVFEANPDFPKALGGRPYLDRIVYRPIPEMTTLLTELLTGRVDVYLGPRPPQIPQIKANPALEVNHTSYRQWVYIAWNTRLPQFRDARVRRALTMAINRKQIVDALLYGYADVGRSTVTPAHWSYDARDPQTQLPFDTAGARRLLTEAGWIDRNRDGVLEDAQGRPFRFRLVTNQGNDTRKDITEIVQAQLKPLGIAVEPRQMEWTTLISLLQDDIGGERKRDFDAVVNSWVDFFRKDDRDILHSSNLTRPYQYVQFANPRADFLIDTTGVMTDREAARPFWKEYQHLMTQEAPYTVLYYPQRIAGVNRRLHYGEMDTRGDLLNAHRWWLDPAKRRSAARPAAAPVEAVEAVEAVADTAKK from the coding sequence ATGCTCCGTCCCATCCTTCGCACCGTAGTCGCGTGTAGCTGCACCGTGCTGCTGGCCGCCTGCGGGCGCGAGGGCGGGGGCGGCACACGCGCCAAAACCGGCGACGTGCCCGACTCGCTGAAGTACGGCGGCACCGTCACCGTCGGCTCGTACGGGGACCTGCAGTCGATGAACGCCCTGGTCTCCAGCGACAACTACAGCTCGCAGGTGCAGCAGTACATGCTGTTCATGCCGCTGGTGAAGTACGATGCCAAGCTGAACCCCGTCCCGTGGCTGGCCGAGCGATGGGACACGGTGCGCGTCGCGGGCGACTCGCTGGACCTGACCTTCCACCTGCGGCGCGACGTGAAGTGGCACGACGGGGTGCCCACCACGGCGCGCGATGTCCTTTTCACCTTCGACCGGGCGATCGACCCCAAGACGGCGTTCCCCAACGCCTCCAGCTTCACCCCGTTCTACAACCCCAAGCCGCAGCTGCTGGACGACTACACCATCCGCTTCAGGCTGCGTCCGCACTCGGACTTCCTGGACGCATGGTTCCAGACGCCGCCCATGCCCGAGCACGTCCTGGGCAAGGTGAGGCCCGAGGAGCTCCTCAACCACTCCTTCGGCACCCAGACTCCGCTGGGGAACGGGCCGTTCCGCTACGTGCGGCATCTGGCCAACCAGGAGTGGGTGTTCGAGGCCAACCCCGATTTCCCCAAGGCGCTGGGCGGGCGTCCGTACCTGGACCGCATCGTCTATCGCCCCATCCCGGAGATGACCACGCTCCTCACCGAGCTGCTCACCGGCCGCGTGGACGTGTACCTGGGGCCCCGGCCGCCGCAGATTCCGCAGATCAAGGCGAACCCGGCGCTGGAGGTGAACCACACGTCGTACCGGCAGTGGGTGTACATCGCGTGGAACACGCGCCTCCCGCAGTTCCGCGACGCGCGCGTGCGGCGGGCGCTCACCATGGCCATCAATCGCAAGCAGATCGTGGACGCGCTGCTCTACGGCTACGCGGACGTGGGGCGCTCCACGGTCACCCCCGCGCACTGGTCGTACGACGCCCGCGATCCGCAGACGCAGCTCCCCTTCGACACCGCCGGCGCGCGCCGCCTGCTGACCGAGGCCGGCTGGATCGACCGCAACCGCGACGGCGTGCTGGAGGACGCGCAGGGCCGCCCCTTCCGCTTCCGCCTGGTGACGAACCAGGGGAACGACACGCGCAAGGACATCACGGAGATCGTGCAGGCGCAGCTCAAGCCGCTGGGAATCGCCGTGGAGCCGCGCCAGATGGAGTGGACGACGCTGATCTCGCTGCTGCAGGACGACATCGGCGGCGAGCGGAAGCGCGACTTCGACGCGGTGGTGAACTCGTGGGTGGACTTCTTTCGCAAGGACGACCGCGACATCCTGCACAGCTCCAACCTGACCCGGCCGTACCAGTACGTGCAGTTCGCCAACCCGCGCGCCGACTTCCTGATCGACACCACCGGCGTGATGACGGACCGCGAGGCGGCGCGCCCCTTCTGGAAGGAGTACCAGCACCTGATGACGCAGGAGGCGCCGTACACCGTCCTCTACTACCCGCAGCGCATCGCCGGCGTCAACCGCCGCCTGCACTACGGCGAGATGGACACCCGCGGCGACCTCCTCAACGCGCACCGCTGGTGGCTGGACCCGGCCAAGCGCCGCAGCGCGGCGAGACCGGCGGCGGCGCCGGTGGAGGCGGTGGAGGCGGTGGAGGCGGTGGCGGATACGGCGAAGAAGTAG
- a CDS encoding GAF domain-containing sensor histidine kinase produces the protein MPEPLWERIQRLIDQLNESLDEAPRSVREERDLSDRIRRELRRYEEHRAELSPPDRDRLLDFVVEDLVGLARAYHPTAPAGLPDTDDPARALRLLMEAGDVLAGSLEYEAMLDRLARLSVGWFAEVCAVYLQESGGRVRRVAAVHRHPAGQARLTEIGSIDHPDHPVAVALRSGETLHLPEVATPHFLRDADDDGAVAVAPHAVLVVPLSVRARVTGALVFSRAAAVGPYAAAEVELAEELARRAALAVEDARVRDEAERARRARTEFVSSISHEFRTPLMTVVAFAHLLQEGIPVPIPEEARGHVARILAAAGHLDRLVEQSLGYQRAEAGWETVRAATTDLASIARESAALVEPLARQKGLGFVVDAGDAPFAAHTDADKVRQILFSLLGNAVKFTDRGEIRLALRAEGDRAVLEVSDTGIGIAPENLERIFEAFWQAEPGAVERGPGIGLGLSLLRRNTWMLGGDVRVTSEPGRGSTFRVTIPIG, from the coding sequence ATGCCCGAGCCGTTGTGGGAAAGGATCCAGCGCCTGATCGACCAGCTCAACGAGAGCCTGGACGAGGCCCCGCGCTCCGTGCGCGAGGAGCGCGACCTTTCCGACCGCATCCGGCGCGAGCTGCGGCGCTACGAGGAGCACCGCGCCGAGCTGAGCCCGCCGGACCGCGATCGCCTCCTGGACTTCGTGGTGGAGGACCTGGTGGGGCTGGCCCGCGCCTACCACCCCACCGCCCCCGCCGGCCTCCCCGACACAGACGACCCCGCCCGCGCGCTGCGCCTGCTGATGGAGGCGGGCGACGTGCTCGCTGGCTCGCTGGAGTACGAGGCGATGCTGGACCGCCTGGCGCGCCTCTCGGTGGGGTGGTTCGCCGAGGTGTGCGCCGTGTACCTGCAGGAGAGCGGCGGGCGGGTGCGGCGCGTGGCGGCCGTGCACCGGCACCCCGCGGGGCAGGCGCGGCTCACGGAGATCGGCTCCATCGATCACCCCGACCACCCGGTGGCGGTGGCGCTGCGCTCCGGCGAGACGCTCCACCTCCCCGAAGTCGCCACCCCGCACTTCCTGCGCGATGCGGATGATGACGGCGCGGTGGCTGTCGCGCCACACGCCGTGCTCGTCGTCCCCCTCTCGGTGCGCGCGCGGGTCACGGGGGCCCTGGTCTTCTCGCGCGCCGCCGCCGTGGGCCCGTACGCCGCCGCGGAGGTGGAGTTGGCCGAGGAGCTGGCGCGGCGCGCGGCGCTGGCGGTGGAGGATGCACGGGTGCGCGACGAGGCGGAGCGGGCGCGCCGTGCCCGCACCGAGTTCGTCAGCTCCATCTCGCACGAGTTCCGCACTCCGCTGATGACCGTGGTCGCCTTCGCGCACCTCCTTCAGGAGGGGATCCCCGTCCCCATCCCCGAGGAGGCGCGGGGGCACGTGGCGCGCATCCTGGCCGCCGCGGGGCACCTGGACCGCCTGGTGGAGCAGTCGCTCGGCTACCAGCGCGCGGAGGCCGGCTGGGAGACGGTGCGCGCCGCCACCACCGACCTGGCCTCCATCGCCCGCGAAAGCGCCGCGCTGGTGGAGCCGCTCGCGCGCCAGAAGGGCCTCGGCTTCGTGGTGGACGCCGGCGACGCCCCCTTTGCCGCGCACACGGACGCGGACAAGGTGCGCCAGATCCTCTTCAGCCTCCTAGGCAACGCCGTCAAGTTCACCGACCGCGGCGAGATCCGCCTCGCCCTGCGCGCCGAGGGCGACCGCGCCGTACTCGAGGTGAGCGACACGGGAATCGGCATCGCCCCCGAGAACCTGGAGCGGATCTTCGAAGCCTTCTGGCAGGCCGAGCCGGGCGCCGTGGAGCGCGGCCCTGGCATCGGCCTGGGCCTCTCCCTCCTGCGACGCAACACCTGGATGCTGGGCGGCGACGTTCGCGTCACCAGCGAGCCCGGCCGCGGCAGCACATTCCGCGTCACCATCCCGATCGGCTGA
- a CDS encoding response regulator, with translation MSSGAAGQQPRILVADDEPAITALVAEMLRYAGFAVVEAHGGAEAVSLARKERPDLIMLDVMMPDLDGRDACKVLKMDHSLRDVPVILFSSADERDVHWSGAGADGFLQKPFSIRALPGLVRRHLSTNGR, from the coding sequence ATGAGCAGCGGAGCGGCCGGCCAGCAGCCCCGCATCCTGGTGGCGGACGACGAGCCCGCCATCACCGCGCTCGTCGCCGAGATGCTGCGCTACGCCGGCTTCGCGGTGGTGGAGGCGCACGGCGGCGCGGAGGCGGTGTCGCTCGCCCGCAAGGAGCGTCCGGATCTCATCATGCTCGACGTCATGATGCCGGACCTGGACGGCCGCGACGCCTGCAAGGTGCTGAAGATGGACCACTCTCTCCGCGACGTGCCCGTGATCCTCTTCTCCTCCGCCGACGAGCGCGACGTGCACTGGAGCGGCGCGGGGGCCGACGGGTTCCTCCAGAAGCCGTTCAGCATCCGCGCCCTCCCCGGTCTGGTTCGCCGCCATCTAAGCACCAACGGCCGCTAG
- a CDS encoding ATPase domain-containing protein yields the protein MDGTREGARRGTAQVPTRVPGLDRLLNGGLRQGGLHVLLGGPGAGKSVLAHQIGSNLIRAGGKVLYLTALVETHQTLMSQARTFTFFDPAFVPGSFYYASLYPALARGGLAGARDEIGRLVAHHAPTLLIVDGVHALKQAAVERLEYQRFMHEMEAQAGVTGMTTLLLAHPPEGGISMDATFTIADAILEMDCQEVRWRQVRLFSVAKLRGVAHIGGWHTFGITPDGIHISPRVESLTAHMETHVVDASPPKLSTEPLRTGIEGLEKMLGGGLDRYTTTVVVGTPGSGKTISGLAFLAAGVEAGEPGLFVGYHETPEVVVQKGEGVGFPLRRAIEEGLLHVYWKAPTELLADAEIERLLELVDEHKIQRLVIDALEDVRHAVIPRERELYVITALTNLLRERGVTSIMMHDLQRVAGESFDMPMPELSALMDNALHLRYVEQKGEMKRLIAVLKMRARMHDHSLREFIITDKGLSVGKPFSKADTAILGLAHNG from the coding sequence ATGGACGGGACGCGGGAGGGAGCGCGGCGGGGAACGGCGCAGGTGCCCACCAGGGTGCCGGGGCTGGACCGCCTGCTGAACGGCGGGCTGCGCCAGGGCGGGCTGCACGTGCTGCTGGGCGGGCCCGGCGCGGGCAAGAGCGTGCTGGCGCACCAGATCGGCTCCAACCTGATCCGCGCGGGGGGCAAGGTCCTCTACCTCACCGCGCTGGTGGAGACGCACCAGACGCTGATGTCGCAGGCGCGGACCTTCACCTTCTTCGACCCGGCGTTCGTGCCGGGCTCGTTCTACTACGCCAGCCTCTACCCGGCGCTGGCGCGGGGCGGGCTCGCCGGTGCGCGCGACGAGATCGGCCGGCTGGTGGCGCACCACGCGCCCACGCTGCTGATCGTGGATGGCGTGCATGCGCTCAAACAGGCGGCGGTGGAGCGGCTGGAGTACCAGCGCTTCATGCACGAGATGGAGGCGCAGGCCGGGGTCACCGGAATGACGACCCTCCTCCTGGCGCACCCGCCGGAGGGCGGGATCTCCATGGACGCCACCTTCACCATCGCCGACGCCATCCTGGAGATGGACTGCCAGGAGGTGCGCTGGCGGCAGGTGCGTCTCTTCTCCGTCGCCAAGCTGCGCGGAGTGGCGCACATCGGGGGGTGGCACACATTCGGGATCACGCCGGACGGCATCCACATCTCCCCGCGCGTGGAGTCGCTCACGGCGCACATGGAGACGCACGTGGTGGACGCCTCTCCGCCGAAGCTCTCCACCGAGCCGCTGCGCACGGGGATCGAGGGGCTGGAGAAGATGCTGGGCGGCGGGCTGGACCGGTACACCACCACCGTCGTGGTCGGCACCCCCGGGTCCGGAAAGACGATCTCCGGGCTGGCGTTCCTCGCCGCGGGGGTGGAGGCCGGGGAGCCGGGCCTCTTCGTGGGCTACCACGAGACCCCCGAAGTCGTCGTGCAAAAGGGGGAGGGAGTGGGGTTCCCCCTGCGCCGCGCGATCGAGGAGGGGCTGCTGCACGTCTACTGGAAGGCCCCCACCGAGCTGCTGGCGGACGCGGAGATCGAGCGGCTCCTGGAGCTGGTCGACGAGCACAAGATCCAGCGGCTGGTGATCGATGCGCTGGAGGACGTGCGCCACGCCGTCATCCCGCGCGAGCGTGAGCTGTACGTCATCACCGCGCTCACCAACCTCCTCCGCGAGCGCGGCGTCACCAGCATCATGATGCACGACCTGCAGCGCGTTGCGGGGGAGAGCTTCGACATGCCGATGCCCGAGCTCTCCGCCCTGATGGACAACGCGCTGCACCTGCGCTACGTGGAGCAGAAGGGGGAGATGAAGCGCCTGATCGCCGTGCTCAAGATGCGCGCGCGCATGCACGACCACTCGCTGCGCGAGTTCATCATCACGGACAAGGGGCTGTCGGTGGGGAAGCCGTTCTCCAAGGCCGACACGGCGATCCTCGGCCTGGCGCACAACGGATGA
- a CDS encoding ATP-binding protein, with the protein MNDPGSVHIEPAERRLELLEARVQALPADVRAEADALLEELRATVDGLRRLAGSPHALLEEQAARRHAEAARQREAFLAQAGEILAGSLDYQTTLASVARLCVPRVADSCIVYLVGEGGEVQRLGAAHADPRKEELLRAVLASRPFDPHAVSAPIARALRTGEAELLPEIDDAGPEGEVAPRSLLVVPLRIRERILGALSLGWDEPGRYTPDALWLARKLADRAALAVENARLHREAQRASEVKSEFLAAMSHEFRTPLTAIVAYAELLVSGIPEPIAEVPRGHAVRIVDAARHLTQLVEQVLNLSRIEAERDQLRPAPTDLAALARDTAALIEPLARQKGLDLVVDVPEEGATVVTDPDKLRQVLFNLLGNSVKFTTAGTVRLALRTGDGTATFEVRDTGCGMTAGEMERIWEPFWQADVPGTRRAGGTGLGLGITRRLVAILGGEIRARSEPGQGSVFEVELKTESAGR; encoded by the coding sequence ATGAACGACCCCGGCAGCGTCCACATCGAGCCCGCGGAGAGGCGGCTGGAGCTGCTGGAGGCGCGCGTCCAGGCCCTCCCCGCGGACGTGCGCGCCGAGGCGGATGCGCTGCTGGAAGAGCTGCGCGCGACCGTCGACGGGCTGCGCCGGCTGGCCGGGAGCCCGCACGCGCTGCTGGAGGAGCAGGCGGCGCGCAGGCACGCGGAGGCGGCGCGGCAGCGGGAAGCGTTCCTGGCCCAGGCGGGGGAGATCCTGGCCGGGTCGCTGGACTACCAGACCACCCTCGCCAGCGTCGCCCGGCTCTGCGTGCCGCGCGTGGCGGACTCGTGCATCGTCTACCTGGTGGGCGAAGGGGGCGAGGTGCAGCGTCTGGGCGCCGCGCACGCCGACCCGCGCAAGGAAGAGCTCCTCCGCGCCGTGCTGGCGAGCCGCCCCTTCGATCCGCACGCGGTCAGCGCCCCCATCGCGCGGGCGCTGCGCACCGGCGAGGCCGAGCTCCTCCCCGAGATCGACGACGCCGGGCCTGAGGGCGAGGTGGCGCCCCGCTCGCTGCTGGTGGTGCCGCTGCGCATCCGCGAGCGCATTCTGGGGGCGCTCAGCCTGGGATGGGACGAGCCCGGGAGGTACACGCCCGACGCGCTCTGGCTCGCCCGCAAGCTGGCGGACCGCGCCGCCCTCGCCGTGGAGAACGCGCGCCTCCACCGCGAGGCGCAGCGGGCAAGCGAGGTGAAGTCCGAGTTCCTGGCGGCGATGTCGCACGAGTTCCGCACCCCGCTCACCGCCATCGTGGCCTACGCGGAGCTGCTCGTGAGCGGGATCCCGGAGCCCATCGCCGAAGTGCCGCGGGGGCACGCGGTGCGCATCGTGGACGCCGCGCGCCACCTCACGCAGCTGGTGGAGCAGGTCCTCAACCTCTCGCGCATCGAGGCGGAGCGCGACCAGCTCCGCCCCGCTCCGACCGACCTCGCGGCGCTGGCCCGCGACACCGCCGCGCTCATCGAGCCGCTGGCCAGGCAGAAGGGGCTGGATCTCGTGGTGGACGTGCCGGAAGAAGGGGCGACGGTGGTGACCGACCCCGACAAGCTGCGCCAGGTGCTTTTCAACCTCCTGGGCAACTCGGTCAAGTTCACCACCGCGGGTACGGTGCGGCTGGCGCTGCGCACCGGCGACGGGACCGCCACCTTCGAGGTGCGCGACACCGGTTGCGGCATGACGGCGGGGGAGATGGAGAGGATCTGGGAGCCGTTCTGGCAGGCGGACGTCCCCGGCACGCGGCGCGCGGGGGGCACCGGGCTGGGGCTGGGGATCACGCGGAGGCTGGTGGCGATATTGGGCGGCGAGATCCGCGCACGCAGCGAGCCGGGGCAGGGAAGCGTGTTCGAGGTGGAGCTCAAGACGGAGAGCGCCGGGCGCTGA